Genomic DNA from Rickettsiales bacterium:
GCTATTACAACCCTATCTTTACCAAGTGTTGCGATAGCTTTGTCAATTAAAATTGTAGATTTAGAAAAATTGTTTTTCCAGATATTTCTACCATCAACCACACCGATTGAAAGAGTTTTATCCGCAGGTAGTTTCGCAAGAATAGTTTCAAGCTGATTTGGCCTTCTAACTAAATCAACATGAAGTGCAGAAACCGGAAGGTTTACAGCCGTTTCAAGGTTCTCACGCAGATCATCAAAATAAGTTGCAATAGTGATTTTCAAATTAGAAAATTTTGAAATTTCAGAATAAGTTTCTTTATAAATTTTTCTTTCAGCATCAGTTAAATCAAGAGCTAAGAATGGCTCATCAATTTGAATTTGCGTTGCACCAAGTGAAGAAAGTTTTTGCAAGATTTCTTTATAAACTGGTAGTAAATCAGGCAAAAATTGAAGATTTGCAATTCCTTCATCTTTAGTTTTAGCAAGCTTGAGGTAAGTTATAGGCCCAAGTAAAACTGGCCTTGTTTCAACGCCAAGAGCTTTTGCTTCAAGATATTGATCAAAAATTTTATCAGAAGATAGTTTGAATTTCGAAGTTTTATAAAGCTCAGGAACGATATAGTGATAGTTAGTATCAAACCATTTTGTCATCTCAGAAGCTACTACATCTTGCCCTTCAACTTGTCTGCCACGCGCAATTGCGAAGTAAGTTGTTAAATCAACTTTCTCACCTGTGAACTTATAACGAGCAGGGATTAAGCCAAACATAGCAGTGTGATCAAGCACTAAATCATAGAATGAAAAATCATTAGATGGGATAATATCAACGCCAGCATTTTTTTGGGTAAGCCAGTTAGTTTTCCTGATTTCTTTTGCTTGGTTTTGTAAATCTTGCTCAGTGGAATTGCCCTTCCAATAGCTTTCAACTGCTTTTTTAAGTTCTCTAAATGCACCAATTCTTGGGAATCCCAAATTCGCTGATTTTGCCATATGTAGTTTGATTAAATTAGGGTTGCCTTATATACAAGGATTGCATTAATTACAAGGAATATTTGTGTTAATTTAATGAGATTATTAGACAAGTATAGATTTAATAAATTTTTGCTAGTTTCCTCTGTAGTGTCACCCCGCACTTGTTGCGGGGTTAACTATAAAACAAGCTCAAAACCTAGGTTTGCAAACTACTTCAACCCTTAACCCCGCAATAAATGCGGGGTGACAATTCGTGTTTAATGAGCATAAATCTATACTTTGCAAAAATTCCAATTTTTTTTAGTCTTTCGCTAAAATATAGCCTTCGCCACGAATAGTTTTAATTAGGTTTTCCGAGCCATTTGAGGCAGATTGCATCGCCTGACGAAGCCTTCTAATTGAAGTATCAACCGCCCTGCCCTCAATCTCTCCATCATCATTCCAAACCTTGCGAAGCAGAAAATCCCTTGATAAAACGCGCTCTTTATTCTCAAGAAAACATTTTAATAAATCAAATTCTGTTTTAGTTAAATCTAGCAATACCCCTGATATTTGTGCAGTTTTTTTTGCATCATCTAAGGCAATATTTTCATAATCCAAACTTTCTTCAAATAAATTTGGGTTAGACCTTTTAAGCACCGACTTAACCCTTGCCAGAAGCTCTTTTGGCGAGAAAGGCTTGGATATATAATCATCAGCACCAATTTCAAACCCTAGCAACTTATCAGATTCTTGGCTTCTAGCCGTTAGAAAAATCACTGGAGT
This window encodes:
- a CDS encoding response regulator gives rise to the protein MNFKPKILVVEDEESISLLIRYNLEKAGFIVHQAFDGDEAIEKIDEFTPHLILLDWMLPSKNGVEILREIRRIPYIKNTPVIFLTARSQESDKLLGFEIGADDYISKPFSPKELLARVKSVLKRSNPNLFEESLDYENIALDDAKKTAQISGVLLDLTKTEFDLLKCFLENKERVLSRDFLLRKVWNDDGEIEGRAVDTSIRRLRQAMQSASNGSENLIKTIRGEGYILAKD